From Penaeus vannamei isolate JL-2024 chromosome 37, ASM4276789v1, whole genome shotgun sequence, one genomic window encodes:
- the LOC113819169 gene encoding uncharacterized protein isoform X2: MSRTLDLLAGASQLAPLDPLWFVENQLGLPLRVDNTDAAEFATSVVFIFRIAIQLSQVFAAREAEAKGRSLAEDQMTIYQQLQSSLSAVGVDGRSCLLRFICEAQHRRMQRLNLLGQMLATLLTPKEDDFLASYSEAAAAGREGSCLEQYSECPVSLFTLMDYAAPSSKSPKGKRRRNKLPGAGKTSRTSRKMAAGETEDMAETVEVEE; the protein is encoded by the exons ATGTCTCGGACTTTGGACCTTTTGGCTGGAGCGAGCCAGCTTGCTCCTCTTGACCCTCTGTGGTTTGTTGAGAATCAG TTAGGTCTCCCGCTCCGAGTGGACAACACTGACGCAGCGGAATTCGCCACCTCGGTCGTGTTCATCTTCAGAATAGCCATTCAGCTCAGCCAGGTGTTTGCTGCGCGCGAGGCAGAAGCGAAAGGCAG GAGCCTAGCCGAGGACCAGATGACCATCTACCAGCAGCTGCAGTCGTCCCTCTCAGCCGTGGGCGTGGACGGGCGTTCCTGCCTCCTCAGGTTCATCTGCGAGGCCCAGCACCGCCGGATGCAGCGGCTCAACCTGCTCGGACAGATGTTGGCGACGCTGCTCAc CCCGAAAGAAGACGACTTCCTGGCCTCGTACTCagaagcggcggcggcgggtcgTGAGGGGTCGTGCCTGGAGCAGTACTCAGAATGCCCagtttccctcttcaccctcatgGACTACGCCGCCCCTTCGTCAAAGTCTCcgaagggcaagaggaggaggaacaaactCCCTGGCGCGGGAAAGACATCAAGGACCTCACGAAAGATGGCGGCGGGAGAGACTGAGGACATGGCGGAGACTGTCGAGGTCGAGGAGTAG
- the LOC113819169 gene encoding uncharacterized protein isoform X1, giving the protein MTTSRPFMLFDFYVNTPILGSNSSRPLGNTGFLIVGAVFLDSIFGVPPELELANQAPDSADYNYDYGDYQTRYDTDYQAGSSAYPSAYNGYYYGYSDYQPIGYQDYYYPAGESSYSHLGPAGARPGEPWTEPRPHVVLGEARSLAEDQMTIYQQLQSSLSAVGVDGRSCLLRFICEAQHRRMQRLNLLGQMLATLLTPKEDDFLASYSEAAAAGREGSCLEQYSECPVSLFTLMDYAAPSSKSPKGKRRRNKLPGAGKTSRTSRKMAAGETEDMAETVEVEE; this is encoded by the exons ATGACGACCTCACGACCTTTCATGCTCTTCGATTTTTACGTGAACACGCCTATCTTGGGTTCGAATTCCTCGAGGCCTTTAGGCAACACCGGGTTTCTCATCGTCGGCGCAGTCTTTCTGGACAGCATATTTGGCGTCCCTCCCGAGCTCGAACTAGCCAACCAAGCCCCGGACTCCGCAGACTACAACTATGACTACGGTGACTACCAAACGCGGTACGACACGGACTATCAAGCGGGTTCCAGCGCTTATCCGTCTGCCTACAATGGCTATTATTACGGCTACAGCGACTACCAGCCTATCGGCTATCAGGACTATTACTACCCAGCTGGAGAGTCGTCGTATTCCCACCTGGGGCCAGCTGGCGCTAGACCTGGGGAGCCCTGGACGGAACCGAGACCCCACGTGGTTCTGGGGGAGGCCAG GAGCCTAGCCGAGGACCAGATGACCATCTACCAGCAGCTGCAGTCGTCCCTCTCAGCCGTGGGCGTGGACGGGCGTTCCTGCCTCCTCAGGTTCATCTGCGAGGCCCAGCACCGCCGGATGCAGCGGCTCAACCTGCTCGGACAGATGTTGGCGACGCTGCTCAc CCCGAAAGAAGACGACTTCCTGGCCTCGTACTCagaagcggcggcggcgggtcgTGAGGGGTCGTGCCTGGAGCAGTACTCAGAATGCCCagtttccctcttcaccctcatgGACTACGCCGCCCCTTCGTCAAAGTCTCcgaagggcaagaggaggaggaacaaactCCCTGGCGCGGGAAAGACATCAAGGACCTCACGAAAGATGGCGGCGGGAGAGACTGAGGACATGGCGGAGACTGTCGAGGTCGAGGAGTAG